The nucleotide window ATTCTGGAACTGATTCACTCATATTTTATCAGCTATACTCCCAGTGCAGACTCTTAAGGTTTTCATGCTTGTAAATTTTCCGGCAAATTAAATATGTGAATGGCAGGAAGTGTGTACTGCATTCCTAGGAGCTGTTTGTCTTAGTGATGGATGGTGGTCCAAGGTGCCTTTGACAGCTTTCTGTCCAAGGTCTTGGACCTGATCCCTTCGTTTTTTTTATCAGCTATACTGATGGTGCAAACTCTTCAGGTCTTTGTGCTTGTGAATTTGTAGACATAAAAGATGTAAATGGCAGGAGGTGCctaattcatttatttgtttatttatcaATCAAGCAGCATCTATCATGTTGCACTTGTCCACTACCATTACTATTTATACACATGAACACAAATGCACACTGACATACACATACGCAATGATACAATATATTCTAATCTAGAGAATTATTTCCATCTTCCTTTGGCATATATTTAATTGGTCAATGCCTGCTGCCAGGCATGGTATGCCCTTGTTCTCACAGCTTTAATTGGTTTCAACTAATTTCCAGCAAAAACTGGACCAGTAAAGTTGAAGCATGGGATACATGGTCAAAGAGGTGAGAAGAGAAATTCCAGAATGCTTGTGAGGGCAAGAAATGATGCTTGGAGCGGGAAGGTGCGCATGGCTGGCTCCAGTGCTATGATGGGTGGGAGTAACATTCTTGGTATGGCATTCACAAAGTGACCTGATTATTCTAACTTTTCTGTATGTTTTCCATTGTTGCAAGTGTTTcactctctttcctctttttgaaCGAGTTACTTTGTCATCTGTACATCTGGACATTCTTGAACTttctaaaagtttaaaattccCAATTTTTTTCTGCTTCACTTTTTGTGTAGGAAACATCAAACATGATGCTAttcaactgttttttttttaagtgatttatataattttttttgcaaaaatgcTGTTGGTTTCTCGAGTTTCAATTTATTTCTCCAGGCTGTGTTTGGCAGAACAGAATTTATTGTAGAAATGGCACAGTTTCCTTCTTTTAGTAAGtcatttttcatcatttccCATGCCTATCTTTTTGGAAACTGTACACATTTCCCTACTTGTTTCAGGGATCTATGGCCTCAAGTCAGGGTCCCATGACATCACAAGGTATATGGATGATCTTTCCATAAGTGACCTGTTTGATGAAAACCACAGAAATCATACCAGTCAATGTAAAGGAAAAAGAGGCATAGATGGAAAGCACAACATTATGCCTGCTGTTAGAAGAGCATGTTCTCTCCTTCCAACCTCTTCCGGTGCATATTCTACTTTGGCTGATGCTGCAACCAAGATCACTGAGAAACAAGAACCATCGTGCCAGTTGAGTAAGGGCATATCTTTATCACAGGGAACTCCCACAAACAATGAACCAGAATGCAACGAAGAGATGCCATCAACAAAGAAGGTACACAACCCTTTTCCAAAGCTGAATTACATGCCAGTTCATCTACCACAAGTTCTTTTGCTCAATCATGCTCTTGTTTACGATAATTCAGGATTCGTATGACCATTCTGGAGTGCTGGAAACTTTAGCTACTGATGTTCCACTTTGCCGACCCAAGGACATTCTGGAGCAGCTAGCACTTCCACGAGCCTGGAGTTTGGATTCCCTTTTATCACAATCGAGCACGTCAAAAAATTTGGCTGCACTGAGATCCTATGATCATTCTGCTTTTCCATCATATAACAGTACCTGTCCACCACCTTTTCCTTGGTCATTGTTTCCTGTAGGGTCATCTAAACCAAGCAATGATTCTAGCAAAGTATCTGCAAATAAGAACGTGCCTCTTCATAAATGGGTCAAAATGGATTCTTGGAATGGCCATATTAGAAATGTGCATGGCCATCCATTGAACCAGGATTCTATGATTGATACTAACAATGCTATTTTAAAGAAGCTGGAGATTGACAGGAACGAGGGAAATGTTTTATCTTCAGTGCCACATTGTTTATCTAGCTCTGTCCTGACAAAACCACCTTTCAAAATTTGCTGTCCTTCAGAAGTTGATCTACGGAGAAGTGGCCTTGATTCTCAACTTGAACCATTTGTTGAGTTACACTCTGGAAAATTTGTCAATCACATAGAAGATGTTGAAGGTGGTCGCAAACATGAATCAAGTGAACGGTTGTGTTCAGTTGAAGAGCAAAGGAGCTTCTCTGTTCTCAGGAATTTGGTTACGGAAAATGAAAGTCCCAGTGCACGAACATGTGAATACAATGATAATAATAGCTGCTTGCATTCTGATCCTTCAGTAAGCAGATGTGATCTGCAACTGAAGTATTTAACTGCTTCAGATAACTCTACGGTTGGCAAAATGCTAGGTAACAGTGACCTTCTGGCAGCAGtattatttattcatatgaCCATTATGCTTGGTTTATCCATTGATAACTCCTTCATATAATTTATGATGCATTTTCCCTCTACTATGTTATTGTAGAATGTGTTCTGCGAAAAGTTTTTCTTCCAGCTGGTTGCTGGATTCAGGTGCCATTATGCCTACTCCATACCATGCACAAGCACATGAATGTGGTGCCCAGTTTGTTAAGATAAACACCTTATGAGTGTCTCGGTTTGTGTGTATCCACAGAATCATGAAGTGAAAAGTGAACAGGATTCCTTCACTGATTTAACAACAGTTGTAACAACAGTGTTATCCCGAGGGAGGCTGTTTGTGTGTTGTAACAACAGTTGACTTCATTGTCCAAGTCCCTGAACCAACTTTTGTCTTGCATTTCTGTTTATCCACCTATGTTCAGCCGCAGTTTGACTCCCTATTTACAAAGTTTATTAGTAGTTGCAGCCTTAACAgcttgttattttcttattgCAGTTGAACATTCTCCAAGGATGCTGGCTGCAGCTCAAATTTTATATGAGATTTCAAGTTGTCAGGATGCCATGAGGAAACAAAGTGGAAGATATGGTAAAATCAGATGGCCGTGCAAACCATCTCAAAAGGTCATGAAAGCACCAAGAACTAAAGCATCACAGGTGGGGAAGGAAACTTCTATTACAACAGTTAGGTCAGTGAAGAAGATTGATCCAGTAAACGTTCTAGACAACGTATCATTGCTGAAACCCGACGTCTTCACAGCTGAAAGGAAAAGCAACAGTGCTCATGCGGCAAGTGTTCAGAGAGAAACGGTAAAATGGTCAATCCCCTCCTCTAGCAGAAAACCTAGCCAGGTGACGCAGATATCAATAAAGAAGTCCAGGCAGAGAAAACTTGGAATTCCATGGCCTGCTACAGGTGCGGCAGCCTATCGGAGCCAGTAAGTCAAGTGACCAGTGAACAACTGATGGGAAGGCGAACTGAATCACCATCTGCTGATAGCTTGAGCAAGGATGAGGCATGGTAATATCTGCCATGTTATATCTGCATATTTTGCATATCCGTGCTCATGAGCCAGATCCTCTCAGTTTGTGATGGAGGTGATTCGTAGGAATATATTTGTTGGCTCATTAATAGAGATATCTCAACTTGTTGGTTTGTTCATGAAGGAAAAGGCATAGGCTGTTGTACAATTGATTGTCAGGTCCACATTGAAGGCCGATGCATTCGACCGGTGGATTGGATTGGGCACTTGATGGTTTTGTT belongs to Nymphaea colorata isolate Beijing-Zhang1983 chromosome 13, ASM883128v2, whole genome shotgun sequence and includes:
- the LOC116267143 gene encoding uncharacterized protein LOC116267143 — protein: MDAVELPLPADVVVSKILGKDGFTRRVVDIEEPAMRFQVAGDSSGFGGLSVAGTSSSSGAKTKCASRCSTSKLVSRIGKNNDVNVRAIASPSTCQDHSEQHPCEETNNVLPSASDVSMKKIHRKAEKLPTSSNPAVKKPRTGGIEDSPCPAGADAKTGPVKLKHGIHGQRGEKRNSRMLVRARNDAWSGKVRMAGSSAMMGGSNILGIYGLKSGSHDITRYMDDLSISDLFDENHRNHTSQCKGKRGIDGKHNIMPAVRRACSLLPTSSGAYSTLADAATKITEKQEPSCQLSKGISLSQGTPTNNEPECNEEMPSTKKDSYDHSGVLETLATDVPLCRPKDILEQLALPRAWSLDSLLSQSSTSKNLAALRSYDHSAFPSYNSTCPPPFPWSLFPVGSSKPSNDSSKVSANKNVPLHKWVKMDSWNGHIRNVHGHPLNQDSMIDTNNAILKKLEIDRNEGNVLSSVPHCLSSSVLTKPPFKICCPSEVDLRRSGLDSQLEPFVELHSGKFVNHIEDVEGGRKHESSERLCSVEEQRSFSVLRNLVTENESPSARTCEYNDNNSCLHSDPSVSRCDLQLKYLTASDNSTVGKMLVEHSPRMLAAAQILYEISSCQDAMRKQSGRYGKIRWPCKPSQKVMKAPRTKASQVGKETSITTVRSVKKIDPVNVLDNVSLLKPDVFTAERKSNSAHAASVQRETVKWSIPSSSRKPSQVTQISIKKSRQRKLGIPWPATGAAAYRSQ